In Actinomyces weissii, a genomic segment contains:
- the glnA gene encoding type I glutamate--ammonia ligase has protein sequence MDKQQEFVLRTIEERDIRFVRLWFTDVLGQLKSVAVAPAEIEGAFEEGIGFDGSAVEGLTRVYESDMLLAPDPASFQMLPWREGVARMFCDILTPDGLPARTDPRAVLERQLARVADAGFTCYVHPEIEFYLVDHRPDGSVHPTDHAGYFDHVPGGTAHDFRRRAILMLEQMGVSVEFSHHEGGPGQNEIDLRFADALSMADNIMTFRAVVQEVALQEGSHATFMPKPFVGHPGSGMHTHFSLFEGERNAFFDPAGQYQLSATGRSFIAGLLRHAAEITAVTNQHVNSYKRLWGGDEAPSYVCWGRNNRSALVRVPMHKPGKAQSVRVEYRGIDSSANPYLAYAVVLAAGMKGIEEGYELPPEAEDDVWSLTEVERSALGITELPSSLKSAIRAMKDSELVAETLGEGAFEFFRSNKQREYEAYDAQVTDFELQQFFPRL, from the coding sequence GTGGACAAGCAGCAGGAGTTCGTACTGCGCACGATCGAGGAGCGCGACATCCGCTTCGTGCGCCTGTGGTTCACCGACGTGCTGGGCCAGCTCAAGTCGGTGGCCGTGGCCCCCGCCGAGATCGAGGGCGCCTTCGAGGAGGGGATCGGCTTTGACGGCTCCGCCGTGGAGGGCCTGACCCGCGTCTACGAGTCCGACATGCTCCTGGCCCCCGACCCGGCCAGCTTCCAGATGCTGCCCTGGCGTGAAGGCGTGGCCCGCATGTTCTGCGACATCCTCACCCCCGACGGCCTGCCCGCCCGCACCGACCCGCGCGCCGTCCTGGAGCGGCAGCTGGCCCGCGTGGCCGATGCCGGCTTCACCTGCTACGTGCACCCGGAGATCGAGTTCTACCTGGTGGACCACCGGCCTGACGGCTCGGTGCACCCCACCGACCACGCCGGGTACTTCGACCACGTGCCCGGCGGCACCGCCCACGACTTCCGTCGCCGCGCGATCCTCATGCTGGAGCAGATGGGCGTCTCCGTGGAGTTCTCCCACCACGAGGGCGGCCCCGGCCAGAACGAGATCGACCTGCGCTTCGCCGACGCCCTGTCCATGGCGGACAACATCATGACCTTCCGGGCCGTGGTCCAGGAGGTCGCCCTGCAGGAGGGCAGCCACGCCACCTTCATGCCCAAGCCCTTCGTGGGGCACCCCGGCTCCGGCATGCACACCCACTTCTCCCTGTTCGAGGGGGAGCGCAACGCCTTCTTCGACCCGGCCGGGCAGTACCAGCTCTCCGCCACCGGCCGCTCCTTCATTGCCGGGCTGCTGCGCCACGCCGCCGAGATCACCGCCGTCACCAACCAGCACGTCAACTCCTACAAGCGCCTGTGGGGCGGGGACGAGGCCCCCAGCTACGTCTGCTGGGGGCGCAACAACCGCTCGGCCCTGGTGCGCGTGCCCATGCACAAGCCTGGCAAGGCCCAGTCCGTGCGCGTGGAGTACCGGGGCATAGACTCCTCCGCCAACCCCTACCTGGCCTACGCCGTCGTGCTGGCAGCCGGGATGAAAGGCATTGAGGAGGGCTACGAGCTGCCCCCGGAGGCTGAGGACGACGTCTGGTCCCTCACCGAGGTGGAGCGCTCCGCCCTGGGCATCACCGAGCTACCCAGCTCCTTGAAGAGCGCCATCCGGGCCATGAAGGACTCCGAGCTGGTGGCTGAGACCCTGGGGGAGGGGGCCTTCGAGTTCTTCCGCTCCAACAAGCAGCGCGAGTACGAGGCCTACGACGCCCAGGTCACCGACTTCGAGCTCCAGCAGTTCTTCCCGCGCCTGTGA
- a CDS encoding bifunctional [glutamine synthetase] adenylyltransferase/[glutamine synthetase]-adenylyl-L-tyrosine phosphorylase yields MAAPESTEPPRLGRVSPRARLLRAGFVDTGRALRLLADPLLNQLLGLTGWRQPIRPQQLDGLPAPAQEQEPEPPAALLALAQDLGETADPDLALLCLTRLAQASLDASPAQPSPPGQQAAPAAATRLQELLSAPAGQPPHAQAQAHRARLFAVLGASQALGDFLVAHPEHLEELAPARAWDAPGQPPATQVLTEAVQAALADGGPEPGTRRRAAVNALRRAYYQRLLVLAADDLLSPDPQAHVSVAWRRLTDLADAALQAALLLAQQVHGQHCPDVSLAVIALGKCGARELNYVSDVDVVHVVGPAPGRPPVPEEQLVAQGTVLAAELARVVAGPADEPALWPLDTALRPEGKDGALVRTVSSHLNYYERWAASWEFQALLKARTCAGDRELGAAYEQAIAPLVWNAAGREHFVQDARDMRRRVEHDSQRPGEDLRLKLGPGGLRDVEFTVQLLQLVHGRSDESLRGRGTLEALEALTAGGYVGREDAAALAAGYRELRLLEHRSQLFRLRRTHTLPTRDRDLRRLARGLGRGQSDPEEVKRAFTAVRRRVRALHEEIYYRPLLGAVADLSTEEMRLSPQAARERLAASGYLDPDGALRHLQALTEGVSRAAAIQRQLLPVMIGWIGDGPDPDLGLLSFRLLSETAGRTHWYLGMLRDSPVAARRLARVLSGSRWTTELLREMPETIAWLDDDAELRPRPPGAVADEVRRVLSRRPLRALAGERLEQAAAEAVQAVMGVRHRELVRAALADAINGVDVARTGRVLSDAVDAVLGAALEVATVLAVRERLETAGSGGPVGDEPPGEADGHAGGPGVTGLEPLAEHVVVALGRLGGAETSYVSDADVLFAHRPRAGADPAAAAREAESVARHTIRLLAQAQPHPLVVDPDLRPEGRQGVLSRSLDSYREYYAQWAAVWERQALVRARLAAGDPGLGRELMELIDSVRWRPQGLSRAELREIRRLKARMETERLPQGVRPAHHLKLGPGGLSDVEWTVQVLQLAHAGQVPQLRSPSTLRALEAATECGLLTAQEAERLETSWTLAGQIRSALVLGTGRTTGGRLDVFPANLREARMVAALLGAPDPQACEDRYLRAARRARAVVEKVLRNGDAGRPAGPGAQEEPQGGSGEPCPGSQPTAPASSTGSASSVGTTRSTGTPAPSPGRDGADRRPGTGAAAAGPQWTASPPGRRRPGLGTGPYPWS; encoded by the coding sequence ATGGCCGCCCCTGAGAGCACCGAGCCGCCGCGCCTGGGCCGGGTCAGCCCCCGCGCGCGGCTGCTGCGCGCAGGCTTCGTGGACACCGGCCGGGCCCTGCGGCTGCTCGCCGACCCGCTGCTCAACCAGCTCCTGGGCCTGACCGGCTGGCGCCAGCCCATCCGCCCCCAACAGCTCGACGGCCTGCCCGCCCCGGCCCAGGAGCAGGAGCCGGAGCCGCCCGCCGCGCTCCTGGCCCTGGCCCAGGACCTGGGGGAGACCGCCGACCCTGACCTGGCCCTGCTCTGCCTGACCCGCCTGGCCCAGGCCAGCCTTGACGCCTCACCCGCCCAGCCCTCCCCGCCGGGCCAGCAGGCGGCCCCGGCAGCCGCCACCCGGCTCCAGGAGCTGCTCAGCGCCCCCGCTGGGCAGCCGCCTCACGCGCAGGCACAGGCCCACCGGGCGCGGCTCTTCGCGGTACTGGGCGCCTCCCAGGCCCTGGGGGACTTCCTGGTGGCCCATCCCGAGCACCTGGAGGAGCTCGCCCCCGCCCGTGCCTGGGACGCCCCCGGCCAGCCGCCCGCCACCCAGGTCCTCACGGAGGCGGTGCAGGCGGCGCTGGCAGACGGTGGGCCGGAGCCCGGGACCCGGCGGCGCGCCGCCGTCAACGCCCTACGGCGGGCCTACTACCAGCGGCTGCTCGTCCTGGCCGCTGACGATCTGCTCAGCCCCGACCCCCAGGCGCACGTCAGCGTGGCCTGGCGGCGCCTGACGGACCTGGCCGACGCCGCCCTCCAGGCCGCCCTGCTGCTGGCCCAGCAGGTGCACGGCCAGCACTGCCCAGACGTGTCCCTGGCAGTCATCGCGCTGGGCAAGTGCGGCGCTCGCGAGCTCAACTACGTCTCCGACGTCGACGTCGTGCACGTGGTCGGACCGGCCCCGGGCAGGCCCCCCGTGCCCGAGGAGCAGCTGGTCGCCCAGGGCACGGTCCTGGCCGCCGAGCTGGCCCGTGTGGTGGCCGGGCCTGCGGACGAGCCCGCCCTGTGGCCCCTGGACACCGCCCTGCGCCCCGAGGGCAAGGACGGGGCCCTGGTGCGCACCGTCTCCTCCCACCTGAACTACTACGAGCGCTGGGCCGCCTCCTGGGAGTTCCAGGCCCTGCTCAAGGCCCGCACCTGCGCCGGGGACCGTGAGCTCGGCGCCGCCTACGAGCAGGCCATCGCACCCCTGGTGTGGAACGCCGCCGGGCGGGAGCACTTCGTGCAGGACGCCCGGGACATGCGCCGCCGGGTGGAGCACGACTCGCAGCGCCCCGGCGAGGACCTGCGCCTCAAACTCGGCCCAGGAGGGCTGCGGGACGTGGAGTTCACCGTCCAGCTGCTGCAGCTGGTCCACGGGCGCAGCGACGAGAGCCTGCGCGGGCGCGGCACCCTGGAGGCCCTGGAGGCCCTTACCGCTGGCGGCTACGTGGGGCGGGAGGACGCCGCCGCGCTCGCGGCAGGCTACCGGGAGCTGCGGCTGCTGGAGCACCGCAGCCAGCTGTTCCGCCTGCGCCGCACCCACACGCTGCCCACCCGGGACCGCGACCTGCGGCGCCTGGCCCGGGGGCTGGGGCGCGGCCAGAGTGACCCGGAGGAGGTCAAGCGGGCCTTTACCGCGGTCCGCCGTCGGGTGCGGGCCCTGCACGAGGAGATCTACTACCGTCCGCTGCTGGGGGCGGTGGCGGACCTGTCCACGGAGGAGATGCGGCTGAGCCCCCAGGCGGCCCGGGAGCGCCTGGCGGCCAGCGGCTACCTGGACCCGGACGGCGCCCTGCGCCACCTGCAGGCCCTGACGGAGGGGGTCTCCCGGGCGGCCGCGATCCAGCGCCAGCTGCTGCCGGTGATGATCGGCTGGATCGGGGACGGGCCCGACCCGGACCTGGGGCTGCTGTCCTTCCGGCTGCTCTCCGAGACGGCTGGGCGCACCCACTGGTACCTGGGCATGCTGCGTGACTCCCCGGTGGCCGCCCGCCGTCTGGCCCGGGTCCTGTCCGGCTCCCGCTGGACCACCGAGCTGCTGCGTGAGATGCCGGAGACCATCGCCTGGCTGGACGATGACGCCGAGCTACGGCCCCGCCCGCCGGGGGCTGTGGCCGACGAGGTCAGGCGGGTGCTCAGCCGCCGTCCCCTGCGCGCCCTGGCGGGGGAGCGGCTGGAGCAGGCCGCGGCGGAGGCCGTCCAGGCGGTGATGGGGGTGCGCCACCGCGAGCTGGTGCGGGCGGCCCTGGCGGACGCCATCAACGGCGTGGACGTGGCCCGCACGGGCCGGGTCCTGAGCGACGCCGTGGACGCGGTGCTGGGGGCCGCCCTGGAGGTGGCCACCGTGCTGGCCGTGCGTGAGCGCCTGGAGACCGCCGGGAGCGGCGGCCCGGTGGGGGACGAGCCGCCGGGGGAGGCGGACGGTCATGCTGGCGGACCTGGCGTGACCGGGCTGGAGCCCCTGGCGGAGCACGTGGTGGTGGCCCTGGGGCGCCTGGGCGGGGCGGAGACCAGCTACGTCTCCGACGCCGACGTGCTGTTCGCCCACCGGCCCAGGGCGGGGGCGGACCCAGCTGCCGCCGCCCGGGAGGCGGAGTCGGTGGCCCGCCACACCATCCGCCTGCTCGCGCAGGCCCAGCCGCACCCGCTGGTGGTGGACCCGGACCTGCGCCCCGAGGGCAGGCAGGGGGTCCTGTCCCGCTCCTTGGACTCCTACCGGGAGTACTACGCCCAGTGGGCCGCGGTGTGGGAGCGCCAGGCCCTGGTGCGGGCACGGCTGGCCGCCGGGGACCCGGGCCTGGGTCGGGAGCTCATGGAGCTGATCGACTCGGTGCGCTGGCGCCCGCAGGGGCTCAGCCGGGCCGAGCTGCGGGAGATCCGCCGTCTGAAGGCCCGCATGGAGACTGAGCGCCTGCCCCAGGGGGTGCGCCCAGCCCACCACCTCAAGCTGGGGCCCGGGGGGCTGAGTGACGTGGAGTGGACCGTGCAGGTGCTCCAGCTGGCCCACGCGGGCCAGGTCCCGCAGCTGCGCAGCCCCTCCACCCTGCGGGCCTTGGAGGCCGCCACCGAATGCGGCCTGCTCACCGCCCAGGAGGCGGAGCGCCTGGAGACCTCCTGGACGCTGGCAGGCCAGATCCGTTCCGCCCTGGTGCTGGGAACCGGCCGCACCACCGGTGGCCGCCTGGACGTGTTCCCCGCCAACCTGCGCGAGGCCCGGATGGTGGCCGCCCTGCTGGGGGCGCCTGACCCGCAGGCCTGTGAGGACCGCTACCTGCGGGCGGCCCGGCGGGCCCGGGCCGTGGTGGAGAAGGTGCTGCGCAACGGCGACGCCGGGCGCCCGGCAGGCCCAGGAGCGCAGGAGGAGCCCCAGGGGGGTTCTGGGGAGCCGTGCCCCGGCAGCCAGCCCACCGCGCCCGCCAGCTCCACCGGGTCCGCCAGCTCCGTCGGGACAACCAGGTCCACCGGCACCCCTGCGCCGTCGCCAGGACGGGACGGGGCGGACCGGCGGCCTGGGACTGGTGCAGCGGCGGCGGGACCACAGTGGACGGCCTCGCCTCCCGGCAGACGGCGGCCCGGGCTCGGCACCGGCCCCTACCCCTGGAGCTGA
- a CDS encoding histidine phosphatase family protein, whose translation MRLLLVRHGHTSSNTLSALDTAFPGAPLDETGQVQAQALVSTLGEQGLLETISSLWVSPLLRARQSIAPLEQALGQQAQVREGLREVRAGDLEMAQDPAAIGCWTDTTRSWMVGRTRCRLPGSPEDGAQTLARFDAVVEEIWQKTAAQDPGGTALLLAHGTVLRLWTAQRAAAATGATSAWIAEHPMGNTALSGVEGSPQEGWFLAGWNDGEWVPRP comes from the coding sequence GTGAGACTCCTGCTAGTGCGCCACGGACACACCTCGTCCAACACCCTGTCAGCCCTGGACACCGCCTTCCCGGGGGCGCCCCTGGACGAGACCGGGCAGGTCCAGGCCCAGGCGCTCGTAAGCACCCTGGGGGAGCAGGGCCTCCTGGAGACCATCAGCTCCTTGTGGGTCTCCCCGCTGTTGCGGGCCCGCCAGAGCATCGCCCCGCTGGAGCAGGCGCTGGGCCAGCAGGCCCAGGTCCGTGAGGGGCTGCGGGAGGTGCGGGCCGGTGACCTGGAGATGGCCCAGGACCCGGCCGCTATAGGCTGCTGGACGGACACCACCCGTTCCTGGATGGTGGGCCGCACCCGCTGCCGCCTGCCCGGCTCCCCGGAGGACGGGGCCCAGACCCTGGCACGCTTCGACGCCGTGGTCGAGGAGATCTGGCAGAAGACGGCGGCCCAGGACCCGGGCGGCACCGCGCTGCTGCTGGCCCACGGCACGGTGCTGCGGCTGTGGACCGCGCAGCGGGCCGCCGCGGCCACGGGCGCCACCTCCGCCTGGATCGCGGAGCACCCGATGGGCAACACGGCGCTGAGCGGCGTCGAGGGCAGTCCCCAGGAGGGGTGGTTCCTGGCGGGCTGGAACGACGGCGAGTGGGTGCCGCGGCCCTAG
- a CDS encoding amino acid ABC transporter ATP-binding protein encodes MNAQNQPTSSPRPPMVSIQGVHKLFGHLHVLKGVDLEISPGEVCCVIGPSGSGKSTLLRCVNELETVSAGRVYVDGELMGMREEVKADGKVVLHDLPNKVKARQRSRIGMVFQRFNLFPHMTALGNVMEAQVQVLGRSKEQARQVAVEQLTRVGLADRLDHYPSQLSGGQQQRVAIARALAMDPEIMLFDEPTSALDPELVGEVLQVMKDLAAAGMTMLVVTHEIGFARDVADTVVFMDQGVVCEMGPPSQVLENPEQERTRAFLSSVR; translated from the coding sequence ATGAACGCACAGAACCAGCCCACCAGCTCCCCCAGGCCCCCGATGGTCAGTATCCAGGGGGTGCACAAGCTCTTCGGCCACCTGCACGTCCTCAAGGGCGTGGACCTGGAGATCTCCCCCGGCGAGGTCTGCTGCGTGATCGGCCCCTCCGGCTCCGGCAAGTCCACCCTGCTGCGCTGCGTCAATGAGCTGGAGACGGTCTCCGCAGGCCGCGTCTACGTGGACGGCGAGCTCATGGGTATGCGCGAGGAGGTCAAGGCCGACGGAAAGGTGGTGCTCCACGACCTGCCCAACAAGGTCAAGGCCCGTCAGCGCAGCCGCATCGGCATGGTCTTCCAGCGCTTCAACCTGTTCCCCCACATGACCGCCCTGGGCAACGTGATGGAGGCCCAGGTCCAGGTCCTGGGCCGCTCCAAGGAGCAGGCCCGCCAGGTCGCCGTCGAGCAGCTCACCCGGGTGGGGCTGGCCGACCGCCTGGACCACTACCCCTCCCAGCTCTCCGGCGGCCAGCAGCAGCGGGTGGCGATCGCCCGCGCCCTGGCCATGGACCCGGAGATCATGCTCTTTGACGAGCCCACCTCCGCCCTGGACCCGGAGCTGGTCGGAGAGGTGCTGCAGGTCATGAAGGACCTGGCGGCGGCGGGCATGACCATGCTGGTGGTGACCCACGAGATCGGTTTCGCCCGGGACGTGGCCGACACGGTGGTCTTTATGGACCAGGGCGTGGTCTGTGAGATGGGGCCGCCCTCCCAGGTGCTGGAGAACCCCGAGCAGGAGCGCACCCGCGCCTTCCTGTCCTCGGTGCGCTGA
- a CDS encoding amino acid ABC transporter permease, with protein MSKQAHPAPDPAAGIELNHLRPVPHPGRWISAAVVAVLAAMLLHGLVTNEKLRWDLVVFYLRYDLIVGAVGWTLALTVAAMLIGITLAVLTAVMRQSENPILRGVAYAYVWFFRGTPIYTQLVFWGLLPALYTHLSLGVPFGPELLVFETRTVFTGAVCAIVGLGLNEGAYLSEIVRSGLNSVDPGQREAASALGMSNQQILRRVVMPQAMRVIVPPTGNETISMLKTTSLVTAVPVSLELTFVASQEGSRLFQPIPLLIVASLWYLLITTVLMVGQHYLERYYGRGFSSDSAQPNRPRRGMSRRQQAILAAGTTKDDPMIEYTP; from the coding sequence ATGTCCAAGCAAGCACACCCCGCCCCGGACCCCGCAGCCGGGATCGAGCTCAACCACCTGCGCCCGGTACCCCACCCCGGCCGGTGGATCTCCGCGGCCGTCGTCGCGGTGCTGGCCGCCATGCTCCTGCACGGCCTGGTCACCAACGAGAAGCTGCGCTGGGACCTGGTGGTCTTCTACCTGCGCTACGACCTGATCGTCGGCGCCGTGGGCTGGACCCTGGCCCTGACGGTCGCAGCCATGCTGATCGGCATCACCCTGGCGGTGCTCACCGCCGTCATGCGCCAGAGCGAGAACCCCATCCTGCGCGGGGTCGCCTACGCCTACGTCTGGTTCTTCCGGGGCACCCCGATCTACACCCAGCTGGTCTTCTGGGGGCTGCTACCAGCGCTCTACACCCACCTGAGCCTGGGGGTGCCCTTCGGGCCCGAGCTGCTGGTCTTCGAGACCAGGACGGTGTTCACCGGGGCGGTCTGCGCGATCGTGGGCCTGGGCCTGAACGAAGGTGCCTACCTATCCGAGATCGTCCGCTCCGGCCTGAACTCGGTGGACCCCGGACAGCGTGAGGCGGCCAGCGCCCTGGGCATGAGCAACCAGCAGATCCTGCGGCGCGTGGTCATGCCCCAGGCCATGCGGGTGATCGTGCCGCCCACCGGCAACGAGACCATCTCCATGCTCAAGACCACCTCCCTGGTCACCGCCGTGCCCGTCTCCCTGGAGCTGACCTTCGTGGCCAGCCAGGAGGGCTCCCGCCTCTTCCAGCCGATCCCCCTGCTGATCGTGGCCTCCCTGTGGTACCTGCTGATCACCACCGTCCTGATGGTGGGCCAGCACTACCTGGAGCGCTACTACGGGCGCGGCTTCTCCAGCGACAGCGCCCAGCCCAACCGGCCCCGGCGGGGCATGTCCCGCCGTCAGCAGGCGATCCTGGCTGCCGGAACCACCAAGGACGACCCGATGATCGAGTACACCCCATGA
- a CDS encoding ABC transporter substrate-binding protein: MKRTPIALASVVTAALALSACTSAADLEAKNGSSQGPGTGAVTIPVYDSSKITEQPEISALLPDSVKADGKLTIGASTDYAPAEFLDPAGNAVGYDVDLAKALGKVLGLEVEVTTAQFDSIIPAVGTKYDLGISSFTITKERQESATLISYINVGSQFNVPKGNPKQLDVSSSVNLCGLTIGVQTGTAQEETLNGYSQGCQSTGHKPIQVKSYAAHSDAATALAGGALDATFSDSTVAGYAQLQTGGQVETAGEVVDSAPQGVVVSADDPATAEAVQKALQYLMDEGMWSEILTTWGIDESQALNIAEINPVV; this comes from the coding sequence ATGAAGCGCACCCCCATCGCCTTGGCCAGCGTCGTCACCGCCGCACTGGCCCTGTCCGCCTGTACCTCGGCCGCGGACCTGGAGGCCAAGAACGGCTCCAGCCAGGGCCCCGGCACCGGGGCCGTCACCATCCCCGTCTACGACAGCTCCAAGATCACCGAGCAGCCGGAGATATCCGCACTGCTGCCAGACTCCGTGAAGGCTGACGGCAAGCTCACCATCGGCGCCTCCACCGACTACGCCCCCGCCGAGTTCCTGGACCCGGCAGGCAACGCCGTAGGCTACGACGTGGACCTGGCCAAGGCCCTGGGCAAGGTGCTGGGCCTGGAGGTAGAGGTCACCACCGCCCAGTTCGACTCGATCATCCCCGCCGTGGGCACCAAGTACGACCTGGGCATCTCCTCCTTCACCATCACCAAGGAGCGGCAGGAGTCCGCGACCCTGATCTCCTACATCAACGTCGGCTCCCAGTTCAACGTGCCCAAGGGCAACCCCAAGCAGCTCGACGTCTCCAGCAGCGTGAACCTGTGCGGCCTGACCATCGGCGTACAGACCGGCACCGCCCAGGAGGAGACGCTTAACGGCTACAGCCAAGGCTGCCAGTCCACCGGCCACAAGCCCATCCAGGTCAAGTCCTACGCCGCCCACTCCGACGCCGCCACCGCCCTGGCCGGAGGAGCCCTGGACGCCACCTTCTCCGACTCCACCGTCGCCGGCTACGCCCAGCTGCAGACCGGCGGCCAGGTGGAGACCGCTGGCGAGGTCGTGGACTCCGCGCCTCAGGGCGTGGTGGTCTCCGCCGACGACCCCGCCACCGCCGAGGCTGTCCAGAAGGCCCTGCAGTACCTCATGGACGAAGGCATGTGGTCGGAAATCCTCACGACCTGGGGGATCGACGAGTCCCAGGCCCTCAACATCGCCGAGATCAACCCCGTCGTCTGA
- the glnA gene encoding type I glutamate--ammonia ligase — MFKDADEALEFIDREGVQLIDVRFCDLPGVMQHFSIPVTAFREDALTEGLMFDGSSIRGFTAIHESDMKLVPDVSTAYLDPFRVEKTLIINFSIVDPFTDEVFSRDPRSIATKAEAYLRSTGIADTCYIGAEAEFYLFDSIEYETTPSCTRYAIDSVEAAWNTGRREEGGNKGYKTSFQGGYFPVSPNDQMADIRDAMVRTCLESGLQIERAHHEVGTGGQQEINYRFASLLAAGDDMMKFKYIVKNEAWRHGKTATFMPKPIFGEAGSGMHTHHSLWKDGRPLFFDERGYGQLSDLARWYIGGILAHAPSLLAFTNPSVNSYRRLVPGFEAPVNLVYSARNRSACIRIPVTGSSARAKRVEYRVPDPSSNPYLAFSAVLMAGIDGIRNRIEPREPIDKDLYELAPEEFHDIEKLPTSLEAALDCLEADHDYLTEGGVFTADLIRTWVRYKRDNEVVPMRLRPHPYEFEMYYDM, encoded by the coding sequence ATGTTCAAGGACGCAGACGAGGCGCTGGAGTTCATCGACCGGGAGGGGGTCCAGCTGATCGACGTGCGCTTCTGCGACCTGCCGGGCGTCATGCAGCACTTCTCGATCCCGGTGACCGCCTTCCGGGAGGACGCCCTGACCGAGGGGCTCATGTTCGACGGCTCCTCCATCCGGGGCTTCACCGCGATCCACGAGTCGGACATGAAGCTGGTGCCGGACGTCTCCACCGCCTACCTGGACCCTTTCCGCGTGGAGAAGACCCTGATCATCAACTTCTCGATCGTGGACCCCTTCACTGACGAGGTCTTCTCCCGAGACCCGCGCTCGATCGCCACCAAGGCGGAGGCCTACCTGCGCTCCACCGGGATCGCCGACACCTGCTACATCGGCGCGGAGGCGGAGTTCTACCTCTTTGACTCCATCGAGTACGAGACCACACCGTCCTGCACGCGCTACGCCATCGACTCGGTGGAGGCCGCCTGGAACACCGGACGCCGGGAGGAGGGCGGCAACAAGGGCTACAAGACCTCCTTCCAGGGCGGCTACTTCCCGGTGTCCCCCAACGACCAGATGGCGGACATCCGTGACGCCATGGTGCGCACCTGCCTGGAGTCCGGGCTGCAGATCGAGCGCGCCCACCACGAGGTCGGCACCGGCGGGCAGCAGGAGATCAACTACCGCTTCGCCTCCCTGCTGGCCGCGGGCGACGACATGATGAAGTTCAAGTACATCGTCAAGAACGAGGCCTGGCGGCACGGCAAGACCGCTACCTTCATGCCCAAGCCGATCTTCGGGGAGGCCGGCTCGGGCATGCACACCCACCACTCCCTGTGGAAGGACGGCAGGCCGCTGTTCTTCGACGAGCGGGGCTACGGCCAGCTCTCGGACCTGGCCCGCTGGTACATCGGCGGCATCCTGGCCCACGCCCCCAGCCTGCTGGCCTTCACCAACCCCTCCGTGAACTCCTACCGCCGCCTGGTGCCGGGCTTCGAGGCCCCGGTGAACCTCGTGTACTCGGCGCGCAACCGCTCGGCCTGCATCCGCATCCCGGTGACAGGCTCCTCGGCCAGGGCCAAGCGGGTGGAGTACCGGGTACCGGACCCCTCCTCCAACCCCTACCTGGCCTTCTCCGCCGTGCTGATGGCAGGTATTGACGGCATCCGCAACCGGATCGAGCCGCGCGAGCCGATCGACAAGGACCTCTACGAGCTGGCCCCGGAGGAGTTCCACGACATCGAGAAGCTGCCCACCAGCCTGGAGGCGGCGCTGGACTGCCTGGAGGCGGACCACGACTACCTCACGGAGGGTGGGGTCTTCACCGCGGACCTGATCCGCACCTGGGTCCGGTACAAGCGGGACAATGAGGTGGTGCCGATGCGCCTGCGTCCCCATCCCTACGAGTTCGAGATGTACTACGACATGTGA